A region from the bacterium genome encodes:
- a CDS encoding PaaI family thioesterase — protein sequence MHPPNPNYKQICTKIFCDAPFIQDVGYTLDSLDPGICRTSLKLEPKHFQQNGFVHAGVLATMADHTAGTAAGTMVEEGQSVLTIEFKINLLRPAVGKCLQCVSQIIKPGKRVTFCESEIFDENKKLVAKASVTLAVM from the coding sequence ATGCATCCCCCCAACCCCAACTACAAACAAATCTGCACCAAAATATTCTGCGATGCGCCTTTTATTCAAGATGTGGGTTACACGCTCGATTCTTTAGATCCGGGCATTTGTCGCACATCTCTCAAATTAGAACCCAAACATTTCCAGCAAAACGGTTTTGTGCATGCAGGAGTGCTGGCTACCATGGCCGATCACACGGCCGGGACCGCGGCAGGAACTATGGTGGAAGAGGGGCAGAGTGTATTAACAATAGAATTTAAAATTAATCTGCTAAGGCCGGCAGTGGGAAAGTGTCTTCAGTGTGTTTCGCAAATTATCAAGCCTGGTAAACGGGTTACCTTTTGCGAATCCGAAATTTTTGACGAAAATAAAAAGCTTGTAGCTAAGGCTAGTGTTACGCTAGCAGTGATGTAG
- a CDS encoding aldo/keto reductase produces the protein MKTAIFGRTQVEVSQIGAGTWTMGSMWGPRDDREAINSLVKALNLGITFIDTAWIYGEGHSESLIASAFRESKKRVFVATKVPPKNMQWPARHHVPVSETFPANHIIEYTEKSLKNLRMEQVDLQQLHVWSDNWLEQGDWMSAIEKLKRDGKIKYFGVSINDHEPNSALKIVESGLIDSVQVIYNIFDQSPEEKLFPLCQKMNVAVIARVPFDEGSLAGALSPGLTFHAKDWRKHYFTKERIPETIEHVEKVKKIAATENLNLPMLALKFCLAHPAVSVVIPGMRKIPHVEANVKAGDGKALSQQTLAALKKEIWLRNFYPSHG, from the coding sequence ATGAAAACAGCCATTTTTGGACGAACTCAAGTAGAAGTGTCTCAAATTGGAGCCGGTACCTGGACCATGGGTAGCATGTGGGGTCCACGGGATGATAGAGAGGCCATTAATAGCCTCGTAAAAGCGTTAAATTTGGGAATTACTTTTATTGATACAGCTTGGATTTACGGCGAAGGTCATAGCGAAAGTCTCATCGCCAGCGCTTTTCGTGAAAGTAAAAAAAGAGTTTTTGTAGCAACCAAGGTACCTCCTAAAAATATGCAATGGCCTGCCCGCCATCATGTGCCTGTAAGCGAAACGTTTCCTGCCAATCATATTATCGAGTATACCGAAAAAAGTTTAAAAAATTTGCGGATGGAACAAGTGGATTTGCAACAACTGCACGTTTGGAGTGACAATTGGCTTGAACAAGGCGATTGGATGAGTGCGATTGAAAAACTAAAACGCGACGGCAAAATAAAATATTTTGGTGTGTCGATTAATGATCACGAACCGAACAGTGCCCTAAAAATTGTGGAAAGTGGGCTGATTGATTCGGTACAGGTCATTTATAATATTTTTGATCAATCGCCCGAAGAAAAACTTTTTCCGCTTTGCCAAAAAATGAATGTAGCTGTTATTGCCCGTGTACCCTTCGATGAAGGCTCACTAGCCGGTGCGCTCTCCCCTGGGCTTACCTTTCATGCTAAAGACTGGAGAAAACATTATTTTACAAAGGAAAGAATACCGGAAACTATAGAACATGTGGAAAAAGTTAAAAAAATTGCAGCCACAGAAAACTTAAACTTGCCCATGCTTGCGCTTAAATTTTGTTTAGCCCATCCGGCGGTTTCGGTGGTTATTCCGGGCATGCGTAAAATTCCGCATGTAGAAGCCAATGTAAAAGCAGGAGATGGAAAAGCTTTATCTCAACAAACTTTAGCAGCTCTTAAAAAAGAAATATGGTTACGCAATTTTTACCCCTCACATGGGTAA
- a CDS encoding phosphatidylglycerophosphatase A translates to MDRLIIFLATGFGAGYFPKAPGTIGSLWGVLFAFLLYPLPLVVRVVITIVVIVGSCIISSKAEKIFGEKDAQKITIDEIAGQMTAFLFVPYVPLYLLVGFILFRFFDVTKLFPARWAQDNLSGGVGVVMDDVVAGIQAGFVLLGIHYVRFYF, encoded by the coding sequence ATGGATCGTTTGATTATCTTTCTAGCCACAGGTTTTGGTGCTGGTTATTTTCCTAAAGCGCCCGGTACCATTGGAAGCCTGTGGGGAGTTCTCTTTGCCTTTTTGTTGTATCCATTGCCCCTTGTAGTGCGTGTCGTCATCACAATTGTCGTAATTGTCGGCTCCTGTATCATCTCCAGTAAAGCCGAAAAGATTTTTGGTGAAAAAGACGCCCAGAAAATCACGATTGATGAAATTGCCGGGCAAATGACGGCCTTTTTATTTGTGCCGTATGTGCCGCTTTATCTTCTTGTTGGATTTATTTTGTTCCGCTTTTTTGACGTTACCAAATTATTCCCCGCCCGTTGGGCGCAAGATAACCTTTCTGGTGGAGTAGGCGTTGTGATGGATGATGTTGTAGCGGGAATACAGGCCGGATTTGTTCTTCTAGGCATTCATTACGTTAGATTCTACTTTTAA
- a CDS encoding branched-chain amino acid transaminase, with product MATVKKVEKIWLDGKLINWDDANVHVLTHTLHYGLGVFEGVRAYECVDGRTAVFRLKEHTQRLFDSAHINLMKIPFSQDEINKATAELLKVNKLKSAYIRPLAFLGNEEMGLHAVNNPVRVMIAAWSWGTYLGDDGVKNGIRAKISSFQRSTVNAVMAKAKTCGNYINSIMAKREALSSGFEEALMLDHEGYLSEATGENIFVVKDGVVRTPAKGASILNGITRQTIIQFLKDNNIPVDEGRITRDDAYLADEIFLTGTAAEVTPLREVDTRTIGAGKPGPITKKVQDFYHGLVRGKEEKYKEWLYYV from the coding sequence ATGGCAACAGTTAAAAAAGTAGAAAAAATCTGGCTCGACGGAAAACTCATCAATTGGGATGACGCTAACGTTCACGTGCTCACCCACACCCTGCACTATGGCTTGGGCGTATTTGAAGGCGTACGCGCTTACGAATGTGTGGATGGCCGCACCGCTGTTTTTAGATTAAAAGAGCATACCCAACGTTTATTTGATTCGGCTCATATCAATTTGATGAAAATTCCTTTCTCGCAGGATGAAATCAACAAGGCAACGGCCGAGCTCTTAAAAGTAAACAAACTTAAATCGGCCTACATCCGCCCTTTGGCCTTTTTAGGTAATGAAGAAATGGGACTGCATGCCGTTAACAATCCCGTACGCGTGATGATTGCAGCGTGGTCGTGGGGCACTTATTTGGGTGATGACGGTGTTAAAAACGGTATCCGCGCTAAAATTTCCAGCTTTCAACGCTCTACCGTTAACGCAGTAATGGCCAAAGCCAAAACCTGCGGCAACTACATCAACTCCATCATGGCTAAACGTGAAGCGTTAAGCAGTGGTTTTGAAGAAGCACTCATGCTCGATCACGAAGGTTATTTGTCGGAAGCAACCGGCGAAAATATTTTTGTGGTTAAAGATGGAGTTGTACGCACACCTGCTAAAGGGGCTTCGATCTTGAATGGGATCACACGCCAGACGATCATTCAGTTCTTAAAGGATAACAATATTCCTGTAGACGAAGGCCGCATCACGCGCGATGACGCGTATTTGGCCGACGAAATCTTTTTAACCGGAACCGCTGCCGAGGTTACCCCTCTGCGCGAAGTAGATACCCGCACCATTGGAGCGGGCAAGCCCGGTCCAATTACCAAAAAGGTTCAAGATTTTTATCATGGCCTGGTGCGTGGAAAAGAAGAGAAATACAAGGAATGGCTGTATTACGTTTAA
- the mtnA gene encoding S-methyl-5-thioribose-1-phosphate isomerase, producing MFHTILWKNNTAEMIDQRKLPRMEEYFTAKNHQEMIYAIKEMVIRGAPAIGVAGAMGVALAALEIKANNFDSFLSQLKPLAHNISNARPTAVNLSWAVTKMLAFIDANKTDDIKTLTQKIIDESIRIGNEDVAINKKMGSNGATLIQNGDTILTHCNAGALATAGFGTALGVIYAAQEQGKKIKVFADETRPFLQGARLTAWELTKNGVDTTLISDNMAGHLMKKGLIHKVIVGADRIAANGDTANKIGTYTVAVLANRHKIPFFVAAPLSTIDIRTQNGEEIEIEERTPLEVTHIQGVPIAPEGIKVMNPAFDVTPSELITAIITEAGIIEKPFTDNIKRLFGK from the coding sequence ATGTTTCACACCATTCTCTGGAAAAACAACACAGCCGAAATGATTGACCAGCGCAAGCTGCCGCGCATGGAAGAATATTTTACGGCCAAGAATCATCAGGAGATGATTTACGCCATTAAAGAAATGGTCATCCGTGGCGCTCCGGCTATTGGTGTTGCGGGAGCAATGGGTGTGGCTTTAGCCGCGTTAGAAATTAAAGCGAATAATTTTGATAGTTTTCTGTCGCAATTAAAACCTCTTGCACACAACATCAGCAACGCCCGCCCTACGGCGGTGAATTTATCCTGGGCTGTGACGAAGATGTTGGCATTTATCGATGCCAACAAAACGGATGACATCAAAACGCTCACTCAAAAAATTATCGACGAATCCATCCGCATTGGAAACGAAGATGTAGCCATTAATAAAAAGATGGGATCGAATGGTGCCACTCTTATTCAAAATGGAGACACAATTTTAACCCACTGTAATGCCGGAGCTTTGGCCACAGCCGGTTTTGGCACCGCATTAGGGGTGATTTACGCCGCCCAGGAACAAGGTAAAAAGATTAAAGTCTTTGCCGATGAAACCCGTCCCTTTTTGCAAGGCGCCCGCTTAACCGCGTGGGAATTAACAAAGAACGGGGTGGATACCACGCTGATATCCGACAACATGGCGGGCCATTTGATGAAAAAGGGCCTTATTCATAAAGTTATTGTGGGCGCCGACCGTATTGCGGCAAACGGCGATACAGCCAATAAAATCGGCACTTACACGGTGGCGGTGCTGGCCAATCGTCACAAAATCCCGTTTTTTGTGGCTGCCCCGCTCTCCACTATTGACATTCGCACCCAAAATGGGGAAGAAATAGAGATTGAGGAACGTACACCCCTTGAAGTTACCCACATTCAGGGTGTTCCCATAGCGCCTGAAGGAATCAAGGTGATGAATCCCGCCTTCGATGTAACCCCAAGCGAATTAATTACCGCCATCATAACCGAGGCCGGTATTATTGAAAAACCTTTTACCGACAATATTAAACGACTCTTTGGAAAGTGA
- the gatB gene encoding Asp-tRNA(Asn)/Glu-tRNA(Gln) amidotransferase subunit GatB — MTAYETIIGLEVHAQLKTKTKIFCSCSTEFGAPPNKNTCPVCLGLPGALPVLNREVVNLAIKAGLALNCTINHRSIWARKNYFYPDLPKGYQITQYEEPICTKGYLDINVDGKTKRIGVTRIHMEEDAGKLLHDHGTGATSHVDLNRAGTPLCEIVSEPDMRSSAEAGAYLRQLRSIVRYADVCDGNMEEGSLRCDANVSVRPVGQKEFGTRVELKNINSFKFVEKAIEYEVARQIQANETGEKIVQETRLWNTTKNITESMRGKEQAHDYRYFPDPDLVPLILDDKWIEGVKKEVPEMPAQKAARFVSELGLPEYDAGVLTAERELSDYFEEAARGTNAKLVSNWIMTELLRELKNSDKEITDSPIPAKNLSRLVSLIESGEISGKIAKTVFADMYADGKDADTIIKEKNLVQVSDTGAIEAVIDQVMKENPGQLAQYKSGKDKLFGFFVGQTMKAMKGQGNPGVINDLLKKKLNG; from the coding sequence ATGACCGCTTATGAAACCATTATCGGGCTTGAAGTCCATGCCCAGTTAAAGACAAAAACCAAGATTTTCTGTAGTTGTTCCACGGAGTTCGGCGCGCCCCCCAATAAGAACACCTGCCCCGTTTGCCTGGGCCTGCCAGGAGCTCTCCCTGTGTTAAATCGCGAGGTAGTGAATTTAGCGATTAAGGCGGGGCTCGCCCTAAACTGCACAATTAATCATAGATCTATCTGGGCCCGTAAAAACTACTTCTATCCCGACCTCCCAAAAGGCTACCAAATCACTCAGTATGAAGAACCCATCTGCACCAAGGGTTATTTAGATATTAATGTGGACGGAAAAACCAAGCGCATTGGTGTAACACGCATTCATATGGAAGAAGATGCCGGCAAGTTGTTGCACGATCATGGTACCGGTGCCACATCGCATGTTGATTTAAACCGTGCCGGAACACCTCTTTGTGAAATTGTGAGCGAACCCGATATGAGAAGCAGCGCCGAAGCCGGGGCTTACCTGCGCCAGCTGCGCAGCATTGTGCGCTATGCCGATGTGTGCGATGGCAACATGGAAGAAGGAAGCCTGCGTTGTGATGCCAACGTATCTGTTCGTCCCGTAGGACAGAAGGAATTTGGAACCCGTGTCGAGCTTAAAAATATCAACTCGTTTAAGTTTGTAGAAAAGGCCATTGAATACGAAGTAGCCCGCCAAATTCAAGCGAACGAAACCGGCGAAAAGATTGTGCAGGAAACACGCCTGTGGAACACTACCAAAAATATTACCGAATCGATGCGTGGTAAAGAACAGGCACACGATTATCGCTACTTTCCCGATCCGGATCTCGTGCCTCTTATTTTGGACGACAAATGGATTGAAGGTGTTAAAAAGGAAGTACCCGAAATGCCCGCCCAAAAAGCAGCACGTTTTGTGAGTGAACTAGGCTTACCCGAATACGATGCTGGCGTGCTGACGGCCGAACGTGAACTCTCCGATTATTTTGAAGAGGCAGCCCGTGGCACCAATGCTAAGCTTGTGAGTAACTGGATTATGACCGAGCTGCTGCGTGAGCTGAAAAATTCTGATAAAGAAATTACCGATTCCCCTATTCCGGCTAAAAATCTCTCGCGCCTGGTGAGCTTGATTGAATCGGGCGAAATCAGTGGCAAGATTGCCAAAACTGTATTTGCCGACATGTATGCCGACGGTAAAGATGCCGACACGATCATCAAGGAAAAGAACCTGGTACAGGTATCAGACACAGGCGCTATCGAAGCCGTGATTGATCAGGTGATGAAAGAAAATCCCGGACAATTAGCGCAATACAAATCGGGCAAAGATAAACTTTTTGGCTTCTTTGTGGGTCAAACCATGAAAGCCATGAAGGGCCAAGGGAATCCGGGCGTGATTAATGATTTATTAAAAAAGAAATTAAATGGTTAA
- the cysK gene encoding cysteine synthase A, which yields MQVFDDILKTVGNTPVLSLDRLTSPNAASLFGKFEAANPSLSVKDRTALAMIEKAEADGLIKKDTQIVAATAGNTGVALAMVCAVKKYPLVLFMPEDASLERRKMFEAFGATLHLTSKNDGVSGAVKAAEEFKAKNKNTFDPKQFENPAAVEAHRRATAQEILADFPDGLDALVVGVGTAATITGVGEELKKKFPSLRVIAVEPQSSAVLSGGVAGSHRIQQLGHGFIPKNYNPKIVEKIIQVSDADAYTTTKRLSRQMGLLLGLSSGANVFAALQVAEKLGKGKKVLTFLCDAGQRYFSIEKFFTKGTTV from the coding sequence ATGCAGGTTTTTGACGACATTTTAAAAACGGTAGGGAATACACCAGTTCTTTCGCTAGACCGTTTGACTAGTCCTAACGCTGCGTCTCTTTTTGGCAAGTTCGAAGCGGCTAACCCCAGTTTATCGGTAAAAGACCGCACGGCCTTAGCGATGATTGAAAAAGCCGAGGCGGATGGACTTATCAAAAAAGATACGCAAATTGTAGCCGCCACTGCGGGTAATACGGGTGTGGCGCTGGCCATGGTGTGTGCGGTTAAAAAATATCCTCTTGTTTTATTTATGCCCGAAGATGCGAGTCTGGAGCGTCGCAAAATGTTTGAAGCTTTTGGGGCTACTCTTCACCTGACTTCTAAAAATGATGGGGTGAGCGGGGCCGTGAAGGCTGCTGAAGAATTTAAGGCTAAAAATAAAAATACTTTTGATCCCAAACAGTTTGAAAACCCCGCTGCTGTGGAAGCTCATCGTCGTGCCACGGCTCAGGAGATACTTGCTGATTTCCCGGATGGTTTAGATGCCTTAGTGGTAGGTGTAGGAACAGCCGCCACCATTACAGGCGTGGGTGAAGAGTTAAAAAAGAAATTTCCGTCACTCCGTGTGATCGCTGTAGAGCCCCAGAGCTCGGCCGTGTTATCGGGCGGGGTTGCAGGTTCGCATCGTATTCAGCAATTGGGCCATGGTTTTATTCCTAAAAATTATAATCCCAAAATTGTGGAGAAGATCATCCAAGTATCCGATGCCGATGCCTACACAACAACCAAACGTCTTTCACGTCAGATGGGGCTGCTTCTGGGCTTGTCCTCGGGAGCCAATGTTTTTGCAGCTCTGCAAGTGGCAGAAAAATTGGGAAAAGGAAAAAAGGTACTCACGTTTTTATGTGATGCGGGTCAGCGCTATTTCAGTATCGAAAAGTTTTTTACGAAAGGAACAACTGTATGA
- the thrC gene encoding threonine synthase — MSYARGLKCRECGHEYPKTPTHVCEFCFGPLEVVYDYDKIKGVLTRDVITSRLPNMWRYKELLPIDNDPTVGKQVGYTPLRRANRLAKVLGVDELYIKNDAVNYPTLSFKDRVVSVALSKAKEFGFKTVACASTGNLANSVAANAAAADLDSFVFIPYDLEATKVMGTMIYGTNLVGIKGTYDEVNRLCSEIGNQYKWAFVNINMRPYYAEGSKSMGYEIVEQLGWKTPQHVVVPMASGSLLTKIDKSFKEMEKIGLISENNAKIYGAQPTGCSPISTAVKNKWEIFKPVKPNTLVKSLAIGNPADGFYAARSMAETQGWSEDVTDDEVVDAIRLLAESEGIFAETAGGVTVGVAKKLIEQGRIPRNESIVLCITGNGLKTQEVVVDRLGKPPVIDPKIGAFNEFMGSIKK, encoded by the coding sequence ATGAGTTATGCACGTGGTTTAAAATGTCGCGAATGCGGCCATGAGTATCCTAAAACACCCACACATGTGTGTGAGTTTTGTTTTGGACCTCTCGAAGTGGTTTATGACTATGACAAAATTAAAGGTGTTTTAACACGCGATGTAATCACCTCACGCCTCCCAAACATGTGGCGCTATAAAGAGCTTCTGCCTATTGATAACGATCCCACCGTGGGTAAGCAAGTGGGTTACACACCGCTACGCCGGGCTAATCGCCTGGCTAAAGTTTTGGGTGTGGACGAACTCTATATTAAAAACGATGCGGTTAATTATCCTACCTTATCTTTCAAAGACCGTGTGGTGTCTGTAGCCTTATCCAAAGCTAAAGAATTTGGTTTTAAGACCGTGGCCTGTGCTTCTACAGGCAACTTGGCTAACTCGGTGGCTGCTAATGCGGCTGCGGCCGATCTGGATAGTTTCGTTTTTATCCCGTACGATCTCGAAGCCACCAAAGTAATGGGCACTATGATATACGGTACTAACCTGGTAGGTATTAAAGGCACGTATGATGAAGTGAATCGCTTGTGCAGCGAAATTGGCAACCAGTACAAATGGGCTTTTGTGAACATCAACATGCGCCCGTATTACGCCGAAGGTTCTAAATCGATGGGTTATGAAATTGTAGAACAATTGGGATGGAAAACGCCACAACACGTGGTGGTACCCATGGCCAGTGGTTCGCTTTTAACCAAAATTGATAAATCGTTTAAGGAAATGGAAAAGATCGGTCTTATTTCCGAAAATAACGCCAAAATTTATGGTGCTCAGCCTACGGGTTGTTCGCCCATTTCTACGGCCGTTAAAAATAAATGGGAAATCTTTAAGCCGGTTAAACCCAACACGCTGGTGAAATCACTCGCAATCGGAAACCCGGCCGACGGTTTTTATGCCGCGCGTTCCATGGCCGAAACACAGGGATGGAGTGAAGATGTGACGGATGATGAAGTGGTAGATGCGATCCGGCTCCTCGCCGAAAGCGAAGGAATTTTTGCCGAAACTGCTGGTGGTGTTACCGTGGGTGTGGCCAAAAAACTGATTGAGCAGGGAAGAATCCCGCGCAATGAATCCATCGTGCTGTGTATTACCGGTAACGGTTTAAAAACACAGGAAGTAGTGGTGGATCGTTTAGGGAAACCTCCCGTGATTGATCCTAAAATTGGTGCTTTTAACGAATTTATGGGTAGTATTAAGAAATAA
- a CDS encoding NIL domain-containing protein — protein sequence MSKVVERKVYLTFPEKQTKEAIICDMYDKFKVRFNIRSASVNSQVGLMAVLLEGPDDKVVEAMKYFRERGVQVEPIEMNVIEG from the coding sequence ATGAGCAAAGTTGTAGAACGCAAAGTGTATTTAACATTCCCCGAAAAACAAACCAAAGAAGCAATTATTTGCGATATGTACGATAAGTTTAAAGTGCGCTTTAACATTCGTTCAGCCTCAGTAAATTCGCAAGTAGGCTTGATGGCCGTACTCCTTGAAGGGCCGGATGATAAAGTGGTGGAAGCGATGAAATACTTCCGTGAACGCGGCGTTCAAGTTGAGCCGATCGAAATGAATGTGATCGAAGGCTAA
- a CDS encoding cysteine synthase family protein, protein MNSILDRIGNTPLVKIREITKDLPKGVEVYAKLEYFNPGGSVKDRAAYRMIQEGLKSGKLTRGKTIMDPTSGNTGVAYSMIGAALGYPVELVMPKNVSQQRKDIAESFGASITFSSPFEGSDGAIRLAHKLYAENPEKYFMPDQYNNPFNPQAHVDTTAPEIWNQTHHKVTHFVATMGTSGTAMGTTRGLKAFNKNIVCYGAQPAHSLHGLEGLKHMPSSIVPGIYNESSLDHVLWMETEESYDMVDRLGREEGIIVGYSSGAAMLAALNVAKTLKSGVVVTIFADHGDRYFEL, encoded by the coding sequence ATCAACTCCATCCTAGACCGCATCGGCAATACGCCGCTCGTTAAAATTCGGGAAATCACCAAAGATTTACCGAAAGGGGTGGAGGTGTATGCGAAGCTCGAATATTTTAACCCGGGTGGTTCGGTAAAAGATCGTGCGGCGTACCGCATGATTCAGGAAGGCTTAAAAAGCGGCAAACTTACCAGGGGAAAAACGATTATGGATCCTACCTCGGGTAATACCGGTGTAGCGTATTCCATGATTGGGGCAGCGTTAGGATATCCCGTAGAATTGGTGATGCCTAAAAACGTATCGCAGCAGCGTAAAGATATTGCCGAATCGTTTGGGGCCAGCATTACTTTTAGTAGCCCTTTTGAAGGGTCGGATGGGGCGATACGTTTGGCGCACAAATTGTACGCCGAAAACCCCGAAAAATATTTCATGCCCGATCAGTACAATAACCCGTTTAACCCGCAAGCGCATGTGGACACAACAGCTCCCGAAATTTGGAATCAGACTCATCACAAGGTAACACATTTTGTAGCGACGATGGGAACCAGCGGTACAGCCATGGGAACTACCCGTGGTTTAAAGGCTTTTAATAAAAATATTGTATGCTATGGTGCCCAGCCGGCGCACTCGTTACACGGCTTGGAAGGTTTAAAGCACATGCCCTCATCCATTGTGCCGGGAATTTATAACGAAAGTAGTCTCGACCATGTGCTGTGGATGGAAACTGAAGAAAGTTATGACATGGTAGACCGTTTGGGGCGTGAAGAAGGGATTATTGTCGGTTACTCCAGTGGTGCTGCCATGCTGGCGGCTTTAAATGTAGCCAAAACTTTAAAGAGTGGCGTGGTGGTGACAATTTTTGCCGATCATGGAGATCGGTATTTTGAATTGTAG
- a CDS encoding M67 family metallopeptidase, translating to MIKIEEKLLNEIYAEAEKTYPNEGCGFVLGTVDGGRNAVQFIAVENIQDKLHAQDPKRYPREAKTAYAIDPKAMEAIEKDAKAKGLSIISIFHSHPEHGVYFSDEDKGMAAPWGEPLFPHLSYLVVSVYSGKVKNSSEFLWSTDKKDFVEHTIL from the coding sequence ATGATTAAGATTGAAGAAAAATTATTAAACGAAATTTACGCCGAAGCAGAAAAAACTTATCCCAATGAAGGTTGCGGCTTTGTGTTGGGCACGGTAGACGGTGGCCGCAACGCTGTGCAGTTTATTGCTGTTGAAAATATTCAAGATAAGCTTCATGCGCAGGATCCCAAGCGTTATCCGCGTGAAGCCAAAACGGCTTATGCGATTGATCCTAAAGCGATGGAAGCTATCGAAAAAGACGCCAAGGCCAAGGGTTTAAGTATTATCAGTATTTTTCATTCGCATCCCGAACATGGTGTTTATTTTTCGGATGAAGATAAGGGGATGGCAGCACCCTGGGGTGAGCCTCTTTTCCCTCATTTGTCGTATCTGGTGGTATCGGTGTATAGCGGCAAAGTGAAAAATTCGTCCGAGTTTTTGTGGAGTACTGACAAAAAAGATTTTGTAGAACATACAATTTTGTAA
- a CDS encoding MoaD/ThiS family protein translates to MAIKVRIPTPLQTLTANQSEVSVDGKNVADVLAALEKQFGGFRQRLYDDAGALRRFVNFYVNDEDIRFLDGDKTALKDGDELSIVPAIAGGI, encoded by the coding sequence ATGGCAATCAAAGTAAGAATTCCTACTCCTTTGCAAACCTTAACGGCTAACCAAAGTGAAGTATCGGTAGATGGTAAAAATGTAGCGGACGTGCTTGCCGCTTTGGAAAAGCAATTTGGTGGTTTCCGTCAACGTTTGTACGACGATGCCGGTGCATTACGCCGCTTTGTTAATTTTTACGTGAATGATGAAGATATCCGTTTTTTAGACGGTGATAAAACTGCTCTGAAAGACGGTGATGAGTTAAGTATCGTTCCTGCTATTGCCGGCGGTATATAA
- a CDS encoding phosphoadenylyl-sulfate reductase, protein MTAINEQLIAELEQINDTSALLKEVFKRFKKRAAIGTSGQLTGVALIDLAVRAKIKPRIFTIDTLRLFPETYELFGKIEKKYKIKIEKIKPDPVKIDRMIKQHGEYLFFDTPDKQKFCCHLRKVEPNNRVLETLDVWITGLRSDQSATRADGKKFQIITGPTGKPILKIAPLFNWTEKDLRDYIAKYKVPMHKLLSWNENGWYYESLGCILCTTPIGPHEPRRAGRWRWFNQNDPDKKECGLHVNATDNTDG, encoded by the coding sequence ATGACCGCAATTAACGAACAACTGATTGCCGAACTGGAACAAATCAACGATACCAGCGCCCTCTTAAAGGAGGTATTCAAGCGCTTTAAAAAACGGGCGGCTATTGGTACCAGCGGTCAACTCACAGGCGTTGCGCTGATTGATCTTGCTGTCCGCGCCAAAATCAAACCTCGTATTTTTACCATTGATACACTTCGTCTCTTTCCGGAAACTTACGAACTATTTGGCAAAATAGAAAAGAAATACAAAATCAAAATTGAAAAAATAAAACCAGACCCCGTTAAAATAGACCGGATGATTAAGCAGCACGGTGAGTATTTGTTTTTTGACACGCCCGACAAACAAAAATTTTGCTGCCACTTACGTAAAGTAGAACCCAATAATAGAGTTTTGGAAACTTTAGATGTATGGATTACCGGTTTAAGAAGCGATCAATCAGCCACGCGCGCCGATGGCAAAAAGTTCCAGATTATTACAGGTCCCACAGGAAAACCTATTTTAAAAATTGCCCCTCTGTTTAACTGGACCGAGAAAGATTTGCGCGATTACATTGCCAAATACAAAGTACCCATGCACAAGCTGTTAAGCTGGAATGAAAATGGCTGGTATTACGAATCGCTGGGATGCATTTTATGCACCACCCCTATTGGTCCACACGAACCCCGCCGCGCCGGGCGCTGGCGCTGGTTTAACCAGAATGACCCTGATAAAAAAGAATGTGGACTGCATGTGAATGCTACCGATAACACGGATGGCTGA